The Anabaena sp. WA102 genome contains a region encoding:
- a CDS encoding agmatinase family protein, which translates to MNDSIENYNPNSVAEKNGNFMGLPFNYDSANLIIFPIPWEVTVSYRAGTANGPQQILDASLQIDLFDFDHPDGWKQGIFMVEIPQEMIEKNNYYRQQAAIIIERQAQGKSLTDSPDLTPILEAINQAGEQVNHWLFTQAQAAINQGKRVAVIGGDHSSPLGYFQALANQYDDWGILHIDAHADLRNAYEEFEFSHASIMFNAIKIPQISKLVQVGVRDICHDEVQIINQSNNRIIGYYDSAIKQQLYSGKTWLDLCREIINHLPEKVYISFDIDGLDPKLCPNTGTPVPGGLELEQVYCLFRELVNSGRKIIGFDVCEVGDAEWDGNVGARTVYKLANLLDLSQK; encoded by the coding sequence GATTCAGCCAACTTAATTATCTTCCCCATACCTTGGGAAGTCACGGTTTCCTATCGTGCCGGAACGGCCAACGGACCACAGCAAATTTTAGATGCTTCACTGCAAATAGATTTATTTGATTTTGATCATCCTGATGGTTGGAAACAGGGAATATTTATGGTAGAAATTCCCCAGGAAATGATTGAAAAAAATAACTACTATCGTCAACAAGCAGCCATAATTATTGAACGTCAAGCCCAAGGTAAATCCCTAACAGACTCACCGGATTTAACTCCTATTCTAGAGGCAATTAACCAAGCTGGAGAACAGGTAAATCATTGGTTATTTACCCAAGCACAAGCAGCAATAAATCAAGGTAAACGAGTTGCTGTCATTGGTGGTGATCACAGTTCACCATTAGGCTACTTTCAAGCTTTAGCTAATCAATATGATGACTGGGGAATTTTACATATTGATGCCCATGCAGACCTACGTAATGCCTATGAGGAATTTGAGTTTTCTCATGCGTCTATTATGTTTAATGCCATAAAAATACCGCAAATTTCTAAATTAGTCCAAGTAGGTGTACGAGATATTTGTCATGATGAAGTACAAATAATTAATCAATCAAATAATCGCATTATTGGTTATTATGATTCAGCAATTAAACAACAACTATATTCTGGTAAGACTTGGTTGGATTTATGTCGAGAAATTATCAATCATTTACCAGAAAAAGTTTATATTAGCTTCGACATTGATGGTTTAGACCCTAAACTTTGCCCCAACACAGGTACTCCTGTCCCTGGCGGACTGGAATTAGAACAAGTTTACTGTCTATTCCGCGAACTGGTAAATAGTGGTAGAAAAATTATTGGTTTTGATGTTTGTGAGGTTGGTGATGCTGAATGGGATGGTAATGTCGGGGCGCGAACAGTTTATAAGTTAGCAAATTTATTAGATTTATCTCAGAAATAG